One Brassica oleracea var. oleracea cultivar TO1000 chromosome C7, BOL, whole genome shotgun sequence genomic window carries:
- the LOC106301747 gene encoding membrane protein of ER body 2 isoform X2 — translation MSETGSNNVPVSNEETGSPNEPVSNEESGYNWLESNSTNLPSVENERHHNEDEGEIVEEEKEKEKDKEEEEEEKDENKNSERTSSDSEEKSNLETLLAIQEKYELYCPSCSSCITRKVILRKKEHGKLVDESSDIEEIEPHVKVHTPKKLITENEDQEYKEEGYLFACLACLKYYIRLGTRFLRRDDEPVEVLLESRESSNTTESESPPQNKLDRERFLVELLKSTVYGGLTETITSLVVVSSASASGSSTENILALAVANLAGGLIVLAQNLQDLRNSSDQEKDRYNELLGRRDNIRLHVLVVVLSYIFFGLIAPLVYALPFYQTGIKNYKLVSGFSVSLVCAIMLGMIKVYVRKPINVRPSPKPYLKSAAYYTSIVVVSSGISYIVGEIVGEYIRKLGLFSLYQTGLTSTLDGIKPEEYRFTSF, via the exons ATGAGCGAAACCGGTTCAAATAATGTACCTGTTTCAAACGAAGAAACCGGTTCACCTAATGAACCCGTTTCAAACGAAGAATCCGGTTATAATTGGTTGGAGTCGAACTCCACAAACTTACCCAGTGTAGAGAATGAAAGGCACCATAACGAAGACGAAGGTGAGATAGTAGAAGAAGAAAAAGAAAAAGAAAAAGACAAAGAAGAAGAAGAAGAAGAAAAAGACGAAAATAAAAACAGCGAGAGAACATCATCTGACTCGGAAGAAAAATCAAACCTAGAGACATTGCTTGCGATACAAGAAAAGTACGAGCTTTACTGTCCAAGCTGTAGCTCTTGTATCACCAGGAAAGTGATTCTTAGGAAAAAAGAACATGGGAAGCTCGTTGATGAATCAAGCGACATCGAGGAGATTGAACCACATGTTAAGGTGCATACCCCTAAGAAGCTTATAACTGAGAATGAAGATCAAGAATATAAAGAGGAGGGTTATCTCTTCGCTTGCTTGGCCTGCCTAAAGTACTACATCAGATTAG GAACCAGGTTCTTACGACGAGATGATGAGCCAG TTGAAGTACTTTTAGAGTCTAGGGAGAGTAGTAACACCACAGAATCAGAATCACCGCCTCAAAATAAACTGGACCGTGAAAGATTCCTCGTTGAGCTATTGAAGAGCACTGTCTACGGCGGTTTAACCGAGACCATCACCAGCCTCGTCGTTGTATCTTCCGCCTCTGCCTCCGGATCCTCCACCG AGAATATCTTGGCTCTTGCGGTCGCAAATTTAGCCGGTGGTCTCATCGTCCTTGCTCAAAAC CTACAAGATCTAAGAAACAGTTCAGATCAAGAGAAAGATCGGTACAATGAGTTGTTAGGGAGACGTGACAATATCCGGTTGCATGTACTAGTAGTGGTCCTGTCTTACATTTTCTTCGGCCTAATTGCTCCGCTGGTTTACGCATTGCCCTTCTACCAAACCGGAATCAAGAACTACAAGCTCGTCTCGGGTTTCTCGGTTTCTTTGGTTTGCGCAATCATGCTCGGTATGATCAAGGTCTACGTCCGCAAACCGATCAACGTACGTCCATCCCCTAAACCTTATCTCAAGTCTGCTGCTTATTACACGTCTATTGTTGTTGTCTCTTCTGGAATCTCATACATTGTTGGAGAAATCGTGGGAGAGTATATCCGAAAGCTCGGTTTGTTTAGTTTATACCAGACCGGTTTGACTTCAACACTTGACGGAATTAAACCAGAGGAATACCGGTTTACTTCCTTTTAA
- the LOC106303880 gene encoding protein ABIL3 isoform X1 — protein MSAAATMHMPREVSNYDEISMQQSLLFSDSLKDLKNLRTQLYSAAEYFELSYTNDGDTHSVVETLKDYAIKALVNTVDHLGSVTYKVNDFVDEKVDQVTGTELRVACIEQRLRMCQEYMDHEGRSQQSLVINTPKFHKRYILPSAGEIKKGGNLAKLKSVESSIGEEADWNQFRNAVRTTIRETPPPPLLRKPVLPSPPPQRKTQRSATFSFSSIPNTAPKKEQDKRAVSPHRFPLLRSGSVAIRPTSVSRPTTPSKSRTITPKRYPSEPRRSASVRAAFEKEAQREPEQQQQQQPSKSKRLLKALLSRRKTKKDDTLYTYLDEY, from the exons ATGAGTGCAGCGGCTACAATGCACATGCCCAGAGAAGTCTCAAACTACGATGAAATCTCTATGCAACAGAGTTTGCTCTTCTCTGATAGTCTTAAG GATCTGAAGAATCTGAGAACACAGCTGTATTCAGCAGCTGAGTACTTCGAACTATCCTACACAAACGATGGAGACACACACTC AGTCGTGGAGACTCTGAAAGATTATGCGATAAAGGCTCTGGTGAATACGGTTGACCATTTGGGGTCTGTCACATACAAAGTTAATGACTTCGTCGATGAAAAAGTTGATCAAGTAACTGGAACCGAGCTACGAGTTGCTTGCATCGAACAG AGGCTACGGATGTGCCAAGAGTATATGGATCATGAAGGTCGTTCTCAGCAATCGCTAGTCATCAACACTCCAAAGTTCCACAAGCGTTACATTTTGCCTT CAGCTGGTGAAATCAAGAAAGGTGGTAACCTAGCAAAGCTCAAGAGCGTTGAAAGCAGTATTGGTGAAGAAGCTGACTGGAACCAATTCAGAAACG CTGTTCGTACTACAATCCGGGAAACACCTCCACCACCACTACTTAG AAAACCGGTACTTCCGTCTCCACCACCTCAACGTAAAACGCAACGTTCAGCAACCTTTTCGTTCTCCTCCATCCCCAACACGGCACCTAAGAAAGAACAAG ATAAACGAGCAGTATCACCGCACCGGTTTCCGCTGCTAAGATCTGGTTCTGTTGCTATCAGACCGACATCGGTTAGCAGGCCAACTACTCCTAGCAAGAGTAGAACTATCACTCCTAAACGG TATCCGTCAGAACCGAGAAGATCAGCTTCGGTTCGGGCTGCGTTTGAGAAAGAAGCTCAGAGAGAACCAGAGCAGCAGCAGCAGCAACAACCGAGCAAGAGCAAACGGTTACTTAAGGCGTTGCTTAGCCGACGCAAAACCAAGAAGGATGATACGCTTTACACTTACTTGGACGAGTATTGA
- the LOC106303880 gene encoding protein ABIL3 isoform X2, which yields MSAAATMHMPREVSNYDEISMQQSLLFSDSLKDLKNLRTQLYSAAEYFELSYTNDGDTHSVVETLKDYAIKALVNTVDHLGSVTYKVNDFVDEKVDQVTGTELRVACIEQRLRMCQEYMDHEGRSQQSLVINTPKFHKRYILPSGEIKKGGNLAKLKSVESSIGEEADWNQFRNAVRTTIRETPPPPLLRKPVLPSPPPQRKTQRSATFSFSSIPNTAPKKEQDKRAVSPHRFPLLRSGSVAIRPTSVSRPTTPSKSRTITPKRYPSEPRRSASVRAAFEKEAQREPEQQQQQQPSKSKRLLKALLSRRKTKKDDTLYTYLDEY from the exons ATGAGTGCAGCGGCTACAATGCACATGCCCAGAGAAGTCTCAAACTACGATGAAATCTCTATGCAACAGAGTTTGCTCTTCTCTGATAGTCTTAAG GATCTGAAGAATCTGAGAACACAGCTGTATTCAGCAGCTGAGTACTTCGAACTATCCTACACAAACGATGGAGACACACACTC AGTCGTGGAGACTCTGAAAGATTATGCGATAAAGGCTCTGGTGAATACGGTTGACCATTTGGGGTCTGTCACATACAAAGTTAATGACTTCGTCGATGAAAAAGTTGATCAAGTAACTGGAACCGAGCTACGAGTTGCTTGCATCGAACAG AGGCTACGGATGTGCCAAGAGTATATGGATCATGAAGGTCGTTCTCAGCAATCGCTAGTCATCAACACTCCAAAGTTCCACAAGCGTTACATTTTGCCTT CTGGTGAAATCAAGAAAGGTGGTAACCTAGCAAAGCTCAAGAGCGTTGAAAGCAGTATTGGTGAAGAAGCTGACTGGAACCAATTCAGAAACG CTGTTCGTACTACAATCCGGGAAACACCTCCACCACCACTACTTAG AAAACCGGTACTTCCGTCTCCACCACCTCAACGTAAAACGCAACGTTCAGCAACCTTTTCGTTCTCCTCCATCCCCAACACGGCACCTAAGAAAGAACAAG ATAAACGAGCAGTATCACCGCACCGGTTTCCGCTGCTAAGATCTGGTTCTGTTGCTATCAGACCGACATCGGTTAGCAGGCCAACTACTCCTAGCAAGAGTAGAACTATCACTCCTAAACGG TATCCGTCAGAACCGAGAAGATCAGCTTCGGTTCGGGCTGCGTTTGAGAAAGAAGCTCAGAGAGAACCAGAGCAGCAGCAGCAGCAACAACCGAGCAAGAGCAAACGGTTACTTAAGGCGTTGCTTAGCCGACGCAAAACCAAGAAGGATGATACGCTTTACACTTACTTGGACGAGTATTGA
- the LOC106306522 gene encoding protein PLASTID TRANSCRIPTIONALLY ACTIVE 7, translating into MSSSSFISSCSSILRIGDARSGNSRASSFTFQPQVSCGIQRDDNGRRIWRRRTLTKKDDMLRYKLQRVPFVEEQVRKIQEVGKVMTMDIERLLLSEDNRFEFVNSVAAEATEYVEKNRDEYGGTKKAIFHVLSNRVNDLGFDRPEAYAESDPYKPGPGYLKEYYT; encoded by the exons ATGTCTTCTTCTTCCTTCATCTCCTCCTGCTCTTCGATTTTGCGT ATTGGTGATGCGAGAAGTGGGAACTCACGAGCTTCAAGCTTCACATTCCAACCTCAG GTTTCTTGCGGGATTCAAAGGGATGATAATGGACGCCGTATCTGGCGGAGGAGAACACTC ACAAAGAAGGACGATATGCTGCGTTACAAACTGCAGAGAGTTCCGTTTGTGGAAGAGCAAGTGAGGAAGATACAGGAAGTTGGGAAGGTAATGACCATGGACATCGAGCGTTTGCTTTTGAGCGAAGACAACCGCTTTGAGTTCGTCAACAGCGTGGCAGCTGAGGCAACGGAGTACGTTGAGAAAAACAGGGACGAATACGGAGGCACCAAGAAAGCCATCTTTCACGTTCTGAGCAACCGTGTCAACGATCTCGGGTTTGATCGCCCCGAAGCTTATGCCGAGTCAGATCCTTACAAACCTGGTCCTGGCTACTTGAAGGAGTATTACACTTGA
- the LOC106306521 gene encoding uncharacterized WD repeat-containing protein C3H5.08c — MESLIEDEESRFFDAHEDIASCSTAIAFDASPPSISAYDVWIKSPGNAEERREKFLHWMGVNVEESDNVDRFSASVNEATTVLRSLRSEDEFSSCRCDSSVFSPSDNVDRIVKESLCNEDDDISSSLCSESPANVNGGEIEPKSLNVMISASEQRDVGGIMKRVKEKWLSRLHKARSKEKGEDHHHSSEAEVSGSGRIERVKVKEYKKEAKELSALFKGQEIQAHEGAILAMKFSPDGRYLASAGEDKVLRVWSVVEDERCEEHDVPKMDPSCIYFEVSNLSELRPVAVEKDSVNGGSLMSPRKTTESACVIIPPKIFRVVDKPAHEFLGHSGDILDVSWSKNNRLLSASADSSVRLWQIGREDCLGIYSHSNYVTSVQFNPVDDDHFITGSIDGKVRIWSASRYQVVDWVDARSIVTAVCYRPDGQGVIIGTLTSECRFYNVTGHCLQLDGHICLHNKKKSSNKRIISFQFDSTDPSRVMVASADSQVRIISGRNVVHKYKGSRNAGNQISASFTGDGKHIISACDDSSVYVWNCVPHDPEPPSPGFFSHTKRIKIRSFEKFSADVSVAIPWCGFSSPGISGGSELSPSLFSLGREYVLDSPKGAATWPEEKLASSFSPVRAIRRSHYRFLRSSCRRTAESSHLWGLVIVTGGWDGRIRLFHNYGLPVPV; from the exons ATGGAATCACTAATCGAAGACGAAGAATCTCGATTCTTCGACGCACACGAAGACATCGCGTCCTGCTCCACCGCAATCGCCTTCGACGCATCTCCACCGTCCATCTCCGCCTACGACGTCTGGATCAAAAGTCCAGGAAACGCCGAGGAGCGTCGAGAGAAGTTCTTGCACTGGATGGGAGTTAACGTGGAGGAATCAGACAATGTGGATCGTTTCTCAGCCTCTGTCAACGAAGCAACAACTGTTTTGAGGAGTTTGAGATCCGAAGACGAGTTTAGCTCTTGCCGTTGTGATTCCTCTGTCTTTAGTCCGAGTGATAATGTAGATAGGATTGTGAAGGAGAGTTTGTGTAACGAGGATGATGATATTAGCTCTAGTCTTTGTTCTGAATCACCTGCAAATGTAAACGGTGGAGAGATTGAGCCCAAGTCGCTAAACGTGATGATCTCAGCTTCAGAACAGCGAGATGTAGGAGGAATCATGAAGAGGGTTAAGGAGAAATGGCTGAGCCGGCTGCATAAAGCGCGTAGCAAGGAGAAAGGAGAGGATCATCATCATTCTAGTGAAGCTGAGGTTTCAGGGAGTGGTAGGATCGAGAGAGTTAAAGTGAAGGAGTACAAGAAAGAAGCCAAGGAGCTTTCTGCTCTATTCAAGGGTCAGGAGATACAAGCTCACGAAGGAGCCATTCTCGCTATGAAGTTCAGTCCTGACGGGAGGTACTTAGCAAGTGCAGGTGAAGATAAGGTTTTGCGTGTTTGGAGCGTTGTTGAAGACGAGAGATGCGAAGAACACGACGTTCCCAAGATGGATCCCTCTTGTATATACTTCGAAGTGAGTAATTTATCTGAGTTGAGACCTGTGGCTGTGGAAAAAGACAGTGTTAATGGCGGCTCGTTGATGAGTCCGAGGAAGACGACGGAGTCGGCTTGTGTTATTATCCCTCCGAAGATTTTTCGTGTTGTTGATAAGCCAGCGCATGAGTTTCTCGGGCACAGTGGTGATATCCTTGATGTATCGTGGTCCAAGAACAAT CGTCTCTTGTCAGCTTCAGCAGACAGTAGTGTTCGGCTTTGGCAGATTGGTCGCGAGGATTGTCTTGGAATCTACTCGCACAGTAACTATG TTACATCTGTTCAGTTCAACCCGGTTGATGATGATCACTTCATCACCGGTTCCATAGATGGGAAAGTTCGTATCTGGTCAGCTTCTCGCTACCAAGTTGTAGATTGGGTCGATGCTAGGAGCATTGTAACCGCAGTTTGTTACCGCCCAGACGGTCAG GGAGTAATTATTGGAACTTTGACGAGCGAGTGTCGCTTCTACAATGTAACAG GCCACTGCCTTCAACTCGATGGTCATATATGTCTGCACAACAAAAAGAAATCATCAAATAAACGAATAATCAGCTTTCAG TTTGATTCCACTGATCCAAGCAGAGTCATGGTAGCATCCGCAGATTCGCAAGTCAGGATCATTAGCGGTCGCAACGTTGTCCACAAATACAAAG GATCACGAAACGCGGGAAATCAGATCTCGGCGTCTTTTACCGGAGACGGGAAGCATATCATCTCCGCGTGTGACGACTCCTCCGTCTACGTCTGGAACTGCGTCCCGCACGATCCCGAGCCGCCGTCTCCTGGTTTCTTCTCCCACACGAAACGTATTAAGATCCGATCCTTCGAGAAATTCTCCGCTGACGTCTCGGTCGCGATCCCGTGGTGCGGTTTCTCCTCCCCCGGGATCTCCGGCGGATCGGAGCTATCTCCGTCGCTGTTCTCGTTGGGGAGAGAGTACGTTCTCGATTCTCCAAAGGGAGCTGCGACTTGGCCGGAGGAGAAGCTAGCGAGCTCGTTTTCTCCGGTGAGGGCGATCAGAAGATCGCATTATAGATTCCTCCGGTCGTCGTGCAGGAGAACGGCGGAGTCGTCTCATCTCTGGGGGTTGGTTATCGTCACCGGCGGGTGGGATGGACGGATCAGATTGTTTCATAACTACGGTTTACCGGTTCCTGTTTGA
- the LOC106306804 gene encoding starch synthase 1, chloroplastic/amyloplastic — MASLQISGGSVRFVAGFNRTGCIRPICSLGFPRSRRRISIGRPLLLRCSTLSGESETDEITDSDRDGSGASSASLLGFQLAPPGDQQIISTNTTKEATHQEENTDATDESEMADFGVPGNRAVEEGAAEIEYTTVKAEVINNLVFVTSEAAPYSKTGGLGDVCGSLPIALAGRGHRVMVISPRYLNGTSADKNYSRAKDLGVRVTVHCFGGSQEVSFYHEYRDGVDWVFIDHQSYHRPGNPYGDSKGAFGDNQFRFTLLCHAACEAPLVLPLGGFTYGEKSLFLVNDWHAGLVPILLAAKYRPYGVYKDARSILIIHNLAHQGVEPAASYSNLGLPSEWYGAVGWVFPTWARTHALDTGEAVNVLKGAIVTSDRIITVSQGYAWEITTVEGGYGLQDLLSSRKSVINGITNGINIDEWDPSKDEHIPFHYSLDDYSNKVKCKMALQKELGLPIRPECPMIGFIGRLDYQKGIDLIQTAGPDLMVDDIQFVMLGSGDPKCESWMRSMEETYRDKFRGWVGFNVPISHRITAGCDILLMPSRFEPCGLNQLYAMRYGTIPVVHATGGLRDTVENFNPYAEGGAGTGTGWVFSPLSKDSMVSALRLAAATYREYKESWEGLVRRGMIRNYSWENAAVQYEQVFQWVFMDRPYIN, encoded by the exons ATGGCTTCCCTCCAGATCAGCGGCGGCTCGGTTAGGTTCGTGGCGGGATTCAACCGGACCGGCTGCATCCGTCCGATCTGTAGCCTCGGTTTCCCTCGTTCCCGGCGGAGAATCAGCATCGGACGGCCCTTGTTGCTCCGCTGTTCCACCTTGTCTGGAGAGTCTGAAACTGATGAGATCACTGACTCTGACAGAGATGGCTCCGGCGCTTCCTCTGCCTCTCTTCTCGGCTTTCAGCTCGCTCCTCCTG GTGATCAACAGATCATCAGCACTAACACAACAAAAGAAGCTACACATCAAGAAGAGAACACAGACGCTACTGATGAATCCGAGATGGCTGACTTTGGTGTACCTGGCAACAGAGCTGTTGAAGAAGGAGCTGCAGAAATCGAATACACGACCGTCAAAGCCGAAGTGATCAACAACCTCGTTTTCGTTACTTCCGAAGCTGCTCCTTACTCCAAGACAGGAGGTCTAGGAGATGTCTGTGGCTCTTTGCCGATAGCTCTAGCTGGACGTGGGCACCGTGTCATGGTCATCTCTCCTCGCTACCTGAACGGAACCTCTGCTGACAAAAACTACTCCCGGGCCAAGGACTTGGGGGTCCGTGTCACCGTTCATTGCTTTGGTGGCTCTCAAGAAGTTTCCTTCTATCATGAGTATAGAGACGGTGTTGATTGG GTTTTTATTGATCATCAGTCTTACCATAGACCTGGTAATCCTTACGGAGATAGTAAAGGAGCCTTTGGTGATAATCAGTTCCGGTTCACTTTACTTTGCCATGCGGCGTGTGAGGCTCCTCTCGTGCTGCCTCTTGGAGGGTTCACTTATGGAGAGAAGTCTCTCTTCCTTGTCAATGACTGGCATGCCGGACTTGTTCCCAT ACTCTTGGCTGCAAAGTATCGCCCATACGGAGTTTATAAAGATGCAAGAAGCATTCTGATCATCCATAACCTCGCTCATCAG GGAGTGGAGCCAGCAGCTAGTTACAGCAACTTGGGATTGCCTTCTGAATGGTATGGAGCTGTTGGTTGGGTGTTTCCAACATGGGCGAGAACACATGCTCTTGACACCGGTGAAGCGGTCAATGTTCTCAAGGGTGCTATTGTAACCTCTGACCGTATCATTACCGTGAGCCAG GGATATGCATGGGAAATCACTACTGTTGAAGGTGGATATGGTCTTCAAGATTTGCTTTCTAGTCGGAAGAGTGTTATTAATG GGATCACTAATGGAATCAATATTGATGAGTGGGATCCGTCCAAGGATGAACACATTCCTTTCCATTACTCTCTTGATGATTACTCCAACAAG GTTAAGTGCAAGATGGCACTACAAAAGGAACTGGGTCTCCCCATCAGGCCTGAATGTCCTATG ATTGGGTTTATAGGAAGACTTGATTACCAGAAGGGCATTGATCTGATCCAAACTGCTGGTCCTGATCTCATGGTGGATGACATTCAATTC GTCATGCTTGGTTCAGGTGATCCAAAATGTGAAAGCTGGATGAGAAGTATGGAGGAAACATACAGAGACAAGTTCCGCGGGTGGGTTGGGTTCAATGTTCCCATCTCTCATCGCATCACGGCCGG ATGTGACATTCTTCTGATGCCATCAAGATTCGAACCATGTGGTTTAAATCAGTTATATGCAATGAGATATGGAACCATTCCAGTCGTTCATGCCACCGGAGGACTCAGA GATACGGTTGAGAATTTCAATCCTTATGCAGAAGGTGGAGCTGGTACTGGTACAGG GTGGGTTTTCTCTCCATTGTCAAAAGATAGCATGGTGTCG GCATTGAGGTTGGCTGCAGCAACGTACAGAGAGTATAAAGAGTCATGGGAAGGATTGGTGAGAAGAGGAATGATCAGAAACTATTCTTGGGAAAACGCTGCCGTTCAGTACGAGCAAGTGTTCCAGTGGGTGTTCATGGACCGTCCCTACATCAACTAG
- the LOC106301747 gene encoding membrane protein of ER body 2 isoform X1: protein MDRPADGSKFGERGEIVDADFLVGLLDTFRFGNYNLPAIKNVLNAPAKVTSATEQQDKTTEKQDDGSQGLVGDASVRESIGSVSSSSDPVILDDMSETGSNNVPVSNEETGSPNEPVSNEESGYNWLESNSTNLPSVENERHHNEDEGEIVEEEKEKEKDKEEEEEEKDENKNSERTSSDSEEKSNLETLLAIQEKYELYCPSCSSCITRKVILRKKEHGKLVDESSDIEEIEPHVKVHTPKKLITENEDQEYKEEGYLFACLACLKYYIRLGTRFLRRDDEPVEVLLESRESSNTTESESPPQNKLDRERFLVELLKSTVYGGLTETITSLVVVSSASASGSSTENILALAVANLAGGLIVLAQNLQDLRNSSDQEKDRYNELLGRRDNIRLHVLVVVLSYIFFGLIAPLVYALPFYQTGIKNYKLVSGFSVSLVCAIMLGMIKVYVRKPINVRPSPKPYLKSAAYYTSIVVVSSGISYIVGEIVGEYIRKLGLFSLYQTGLTSTLDGIKPEEYRFTSF, encoded by the exons ATGGACCGACCAGCTGACGGAAGCAAGTTTGGGGAGAGAGGTGAAATCGTAGATGCAGATTTCTTGGTGGGTCTTCTCGACACCTTCAGATTTGGCAATTATAATCTTCCCGCCATAAAAAATGTGTTAAATGCGCCAGCAAAGGTTACATCGGCGACGGAGCAGCAGGACAAGACCACCGAGAAGCAGGATGATGGATCTCAAG GTCTCGTAGGGGACGCGTCTGTTCGTGAAAGCATAGGATCGGTATCTTCCAGTTCGGATCCAGTAATACTGGATGATATGAGCGAAACCGGTTCAAATAATGTACCTGTTTCAAACGAAGAAACCGGTTCACCTAATGAACCCGTTTCAAACGAAGAATCCGGTTATAATTGGTTGGAGTCGAACTCCACAAACTTACCCAGTGTAGAGAATGAAAGGCACCATAACGAAGACGAAGGTGAGATAGTAGAAGAAGAAAAAGAAAAAGAAAAAGACAAAGAAGAAGAAGAAGAAGAAAAAGACGAAAATAAAAACAGCGAGAGAACATCATCTGACTCGGAAGAAAAATCAAACCTAGAGACATTGCTTGCGATACAAGAAAAGTACGAGCTTTACTGTCCAAGCTGTAGCTCTTGTATCACCAGGAAAGTGATTCTTAGGAAAAAAGAACATGGGAAGCTCGTTGATGAATCAAGCGACATCGAGGAGATTGAACCACATGTTAAGGTGCATACCCCTAAGAAGCTTATAACTGAGAATGAAGATCAAGAATATAAAGAGGAGGGTTATCTCTTCGCTTGCTTGGCCTGCCTAAAGTACTACATCAGATTAG GAACCAGGTTCTTACGACGAGATGATGAGCCAG TTGAAGTACTTTTAGAGTCTAGGGAGAGTAGTAACACCACAGAATCAGAATCACCGCCTCAAAATAAACTGGACCGTGAAAGATTCCTCGTTGAGCTATTGAAGAGCACTGTCTACGGCGGTTTAACCGAGACCATCACCAGCCTCGTCGTTGTATCTTCCGCCTCTGCCTCCGGATCCTCCACCG AGAATATCTTGGCTCTTGCGGTCGCAAATTTAGCCGGTGGTCTCATCGTCCTTGCTCAAAAC CTACAAGATCTAAGAAACAGTTCAGATCAAGAGAAAGATCGGTACAATGAGTTGTTAGGGAGACGTGACAATATCCGGTTGCATGTACTAGTAGTGGTCCTGTCTTACATTTTCTTCGGCCTAATTGCTCCGCTGGTTTACGCATTGCCCTTCTACCAAACCGGAATCAAGAACTACAAGCTCGTCTCGGGTTTCTCGGTTTCTTTGGTTTGCGCAATCATGCTCGGTATGATCAAGGTCTACGTCCGCAAACCGATCAACGTACGTCCATCCCCTAAACCTTATCTCAAGTCTGCTGCTTATTACACGTCTATTGTTGTTGTCTCTTCTGGAATCTCATACATTGTTGGAGAAATCGTGGGAGAGTATATCCGAAAGCTCGGTTTGTTTAGTTTATACCAGACCGGTTTGACTTCAACACTTGACGGAATTAAACCAGAGGAATACCGGTTTACTTCCTTTTAA
- the LOC106305516 gene encoding uncharacterized protein LOC106305516: protein MASWNHLLKCCILLAILTIVQAQTNRKLLDNNTPTTYSHFKHPPMDSRQDYLPSSHRSLGAQYYKRSPPPPPPRKI, encoded by the coding sequence ATGGCTTCTTGGAACCATCTCTTGAAATGTTGTATTCTTCTAGCTATACTCACGATCGTGCAGGCTCAAACCAACCGGAAACTTCTTGACAACAACACACCTACAACATACTCTCATTTCAAACATCCACCTATGGATTCTCGTCAAGATTATCTTCCTTCTTCTCACCGTTCACTTGGTGCTCAGTATTACAAGAGATCACCACCTCCACCACCACCAAGAAAAATATAG